One Pyrococcus furiosus DSM 3638 genomic region harbors:
- a CDS encoding glycoside hydrolase family 16 protein — MKKEALLFLSLIFLVFVSGCIHHSTNQQLSSKQQVPEVIEIDGKQWRLIWHDEFEGSEVNKEYWTFEKGNGIAYGIPGWGNGELEYYTENNTYIVNGTLVIEARKEIITDPNEGTFLYTSSRLKTEGKVEFSPPVVVEARIKLPKGKGLWPAFWMLGSNIREVGWPNCGEIDIMEFLGHEPRTIHGTVHGPGYSGSKGITRAYTLPEGVPDFTEDFHVFGIVWYPDKIKWYVDGTFYHEVTKEQVEAMGYEWVFDKPFYIILNLAVGGYWPGNPDATTPFPAKMVVDYVRVYSFVSG; from the coding sequence ATGAAAAAAGAAGCCTTGTTGTTTCTTTCCTTAATTTTTCTCGTGTTTGTAAGTGGATGTATTCATCATTCAACTAATCAACAACTTTCTTCTAAACAACAAGTCCCTGAAGTGATAGAAATAGATGGAAAACAGTGGAGACTTATTTGGCACGATGAGTTTGAAGGTTCCGAAGTAAATAAAGAATACTGGACATTTGAGAAGGGAAATGGAATAGCTTATGGAATCCCGGGATGGGGGAATGGAGAGCTTGAATACTACACGGAAAACAACACCTATATTGTAAATGGCACCCTTGTCATTGAGGCCAGAAAAGAAATAATTACTGATCCTAACGAAGGAACGTTTCTCTACACTTCATCAAGACTTAAGACTGAAGGTAAGGTAGAATTTAGCCCTCCAGTAGTTGTTGAGGCTAGAATAAAGCTTCCAAAAGGTAAAGGTTTATGGCCTGCATTCTGGATGTTGGGGAGCAACATAAGGGAAGTAGGCTGGCCAAATTGTGGAGAAATAGACATAATGGAGTTCCTTGGCCATGAGCCACGGACAATTCACGGAACTGTTCATGGCCCAGGTTACTCGGGAAGTAAAGGAATTACTAGGGCCTATACACTCCCTGAAGGTGTTCCAGACTTTACAGAAGACTTCCATGTATTTGGAATAGTTTGGTATCCGGATAAAATAAAGTGGTACGTTGATGGAACTTTTTATCATGAGGTTACAAAAGAACAAGTGGAGGCTATGGGCTATGAGTGGGTCTTCGATAAGCCCTTCTATATAATCCTTAATCTTGCAGTGGGTGGTTATTGGCCAGGAAACCCCGATGCTACAACTCCATTTCCAGCAAAGATGGTGGTGGATTATGTAAGGGTTTACTCATTCGTTAGTGGTTGA
- a CDS encoding biotin--[acetyl-CoA-carboxylase] ligase: MLGLNTSIIGKVVIYYREVTSTNEVAKLGNFEEGTVIVADTQTMGHGRIGRRWESPPGGLWMSVVLHPRISTEDLPKLSFLGALAVVRTLSEFSIQGKIKWPNDVLVDYKKIAGILVEKRGDNVVLGVGLNVNNEAPENATSMAEILGTSVPLIEVFRALVTNLDELYKMFLSSPASLLEMAKKEMILGVPVRIIGDGEIEGIAEDIDELGRLILRLSDGSLKKIVYGDVSLRFL, encoded by the coding sequence ATGCTGGGCTTGAACACTTCAATTATTGGGAAGGTGGTTATATACTATAGAGAAGTCACATCCACAAATGAAGTAGCAAAGCTCGGCAATTTTGAAGAAGGAACTGTAATAGTTGCTGACACTCAAACTATGGGACATGGAAGAATTGGTAGGAGGTGGGAATCTCCACCTGGCGGGCTGTGGATGTCCGTGGTTTTGCATCCTAGAATTTCTACCGAGGATCTCCCGAAATTGAGCTTTCTAGGGGCATTAGCAGTTGTTAGGACTCTCTCTGAATTTTCCATTCAGGGGAAGATAAAGTGGCCAAACGATGTTCTTGTTGATTACAAGAAAATAGCTGGAATACTCGTTGAGAAAAGAGGGGATAACGTTGTGCTTGGAGTAGGGCTAAACGTAAACAATGAAGCCCCAGAGAATGCCACGTCTATGGCCGAGATATTGGGAACTTCCGTACCTTTAATTGAGGTTTTCCGAGCATTGGTGACTAACTTAGATGAATTGTACAAGATGTTTTTGTCTTCCCCAGCAAGCCTTCTTGAGATGGCAAAAAAGGAAATGATTCTTGGAGTTCCCGTTAGAATTATTGGGGATGGAGAAATTGAAGGCATTGCTGAAGACATCGACGAGCTTGGAAGACTAATTCTAAGGCTCTCAGATGGAAGCCTAAAGAAAATTGTTTATGGAGATGTGTCACTTAGGTTCCTCTAG